Sequence from the Festucalex cinctus isolate MCC-2025b chromosome 21, RoL_Fcin_1.0, whole genome shotgun sequence genome:
cacatgaaaatgaatttaaCTTTACTCTAATCTccaaatgtttttcaaaaattacaaaaaaaaacaactaaatctaACAGTCACTTCAGTCATGCATAAACAGTTGTagtgtttttaatcaaattattattaaccGTTTTACAGCATTAATGATCCCTTTTCAATGATTCTCAAACAAATATTGGTCAATCTTGCTTTTAATTGCAAGGCTTGTATTTGTACCAAcactgattgaaaaaaaaataataaaaaaaaaagaccatctggctCCGGCAGGATTCGCGTTAACAGCTACGGATACTTCGCAACAGGTCAAGCAGAACGCACGCAAACAACGGAGGGCTTATGACTTTGTGGCTTCCGCGTAGTTTCTCACAGAGAACTTGAAGCCGTGGTTATGAAGACGGTCAATGAGATTGGTTTTGTGGAAGGCGCTTCCTGGTGTGTACACTCCTCCCCTGATGAGTTGGAGAGAAAAgatattattatatgtattttcaGAAGACGTGTTAGGTAGCGTGAAGGGCGTCACGACTCACCTCCTGGGAAGGGAGTGTCTTTCTTTCAGCACTGTGACTGCTGCCTGTACCATAGCAATCACCGTGGCCACATAACCAGGctcttccaaaaaataaataaataaataaataaataaattgtcacCAGTGATCCTTCAAGCAATTGTCCAAtagcattattttaaaataagtaCAACATTGGTAACacttttcttattttaagatttatacTGCGACATTGATGatgatgctatttgttagccagTTATGGCGTTACgcaatatgttagcattaagctagcttacATTTTAAAGTCAAAGCTATGAGTTTGTTTCAATCGGCAACTGTATTTGACATtagttttaaataataaaataaaataataaataaattaattaaattaaattaaataaatacattttattataaaataataaaaatacaactggGTGAGTGTCAATAAACAGCTCGAAGCATCACGCGCGTCGGAAGATGGCAGATTTTCCAATGCCTACCTGCTCCCATGACCTCAGTGCAGATCTTGGCGTCGGGTTTCCCCTGGGAGGGGTCTGTACCCTGCGAGTATCCCTCCCCGAAAAATTTGATGCTGAAGCAGGTGTCCTCAATCTGGTAAGGTGACAGTCCAACATGAGAGATGGACTCAAAGCGACCAGTTTACGAAGCGCGTACTGCTTTCAACACGTATAAGGACAAACACGTTTGCTTCGTTCGGTGCACGAGAAGAAGTCAGTTGTGCCGGAACAGCTCGTGGCTTACATGTATGTagtactatggaggaccaaaaattgccaatattaactctttgactgccaaaaacgtttaataacgattagtaaaatcccgatgtatgccaccatcaacggtaaatgacgtcaacttttttttcttttttttttaactgcctggtcaatggattgtggaatcaaaaactccaactatggccagcaggtggcagaattttatctcttttcaatgggctgccggtatacgaaattacaatgaaacatgacagaatctgatgaaataggacgttttcaaggatgacgtgaatgatcaaagcctttttcatatcaaagttttttatgaaaacatgtggcagtaaaagagttaaaattaattaaataaataaataaataatgatataaaaaatataattaaaaaattaaacgctgtattatttttttatatcattttttattttcacttttattcattttttttttctttttattttggcagttttggtcctccatagcagGCAAACTTTGATTTACAAGTAATTGAAGGTTTGATCAATTAAACTTATATATGATATAAGAGGTAcgagtgtctacaaaaaaaaaaaaaacaagaacaaatattaagcaaaggtgtgtatctgtaaaagatgttcatttgtggaataatttgggaattgagctgaaaaaatgtgactcaCTTCTGGAGTTTGAAAAACTGTTTAATAGTAAAAGTTCACAAAAATTACTTATGTCAGACCAgagtatgaaaattgtatatgtgagtatgtgtatatgatttagataggtattatggtatatgcttaggaaattcatgtatatatgtttttggcaaatgtaaacatctctaagtgcacttgtgtatatataacaaGGTTtatacatttgatttttttttaaatagtaaattagtattgtattaataatgaaaataagtttaaatatataaagtaaaaggggtaggactaaataagtttttaacttcttcctactcccttttgaacatgtaaactatgattgaatgatgattttattggggttttcttttctttttaatttctgttttttctgctgtttgcttgtttatatgttcaatcaaATCATatcgaaattaaaaaataaataaatcaaaactctTACCTGTTTAATTGTTGGACCAGCCTTACTGAACAAGCCAAAGGAAAAAAACCTTGGAAACTATGGAAAGACAGAAaccaaaaaaatcaacataGAGAACAAATCAATTTCCCATCGAGAGTATCTGGGTTCACCATGCAGTCCAGTTCACTTCATCTTACCACAATTTGAAACCGTGAAGATGAAGATCCTCGTTGTGGTCTTAAACACGTGTATACGAAATTTGACCTCAATACTGTTATTGGGACCCCACTGGATCTCATGTGATCCAAAAGGTAATCAATAGGAAGCCTCCAAATAGCAAACACATCAGCTATCGAAACCTGAAGTTCTCAAACTGTACTGCTTGGTGAAAAGATGATCAAGGAAGGACGTCTGTACCATGGTGAGGAGTTTCCTTCCCAGCCTGAATTTGACCAAGATCCAGAAGAGCAGTCCACCGCAAAAGAGCTTGGCAACTGAGCAGAGACCACCTACCCCAACATATGCACAATATTGGATCTGACAAGGGAGGAGGGTGGTGGattggaagaaagaaaaaaaaataaaaggagttAGTGTGCAAACAGAATGACACATGAAGGGAAGCATGGGAAAATAACATACAGATCACATAtgactagggctgctcgattatgaaaaaATGagtaatcacgattattttggtaataattgaaagcacgatgaggacaatcatttattttttggtacaaaacaagaacacgtAAAAAATCTAACAagaaaacgtaaaaaaatattaaaaccaatAGTGTGAAGTGTATacttctttctactccttttTTTCAAACATGCGTATCGCTtataattttatgttttatatgatTTTTAATATCTTTgtgtagatatatatttttctttttttatatatatatattttttctttttataaatatatatgcgtGTGTTAGAGAAATAAAATTCATTCATTgattcaaataaaattctttgaaacactaattatacaagtaaattagttattttaaatacaaaaaacgtgcaaatgtataaatttaagcaACTAAAAAATTAGtagcctatttttatttatttttttacaattatgctgattttgtaattattgagtgtaaaaattgtaattgaattccgattaattgcacagccctacataTGACCAAAATCTGCACAGATTAACACATGACTACAATCAGTCCTAATCAGTTTCAGACATATAtacagattaaaaataaataaatacataaaaaaacaaataaataaataaataaacaaataaatacattaaataaagcCTCCATTTCTATAGTGTTCtgctaaaagtacaaaaaagtgTGTTgtcgtgtatttttttattttattttatacaaatCCAGCATCGAAACTTGGACGCGGATGTTATTAGCCTCTAAAATGTTTCCTGGGGCACGTTCAAGCAGAACAAGATTCTTCATAACATGCTGTTTACTTGCCGCCTCATGTACGgcatgccaaattattaattagAAGGAAATGTTGTGAAAGTGTAGTTTCTTCCCCTCTGGCTTGGCACGCAAAATGAACAATATGATGAGAAATATTCACATTCCCCAGGGAGGTTGGGGTGATAATAACGTTTGGCAAATCGTCTCAGAAAAGGGGTATCGTGATatattcacaatattgtgcaatttgtGAACAGTTTCCAGGGTATGTCGTAGGTTAGCATAGTCCCCCCGATGGTTCAATATATAGCACActaattttacaaaattgacaaaatgaAGTCATATAAGTAACGTGAATACTTACTGGCAAACGACATTCCTCCTGGTAAAGGAACCGCTGTGTTCTCTTGACCACAGAGGGGTCCGAACCCATGAAAGGAATGGCGTACTGCATAATCTCTTTGCTAAAGAACACAAATCCtctacacacaagcacacacataaacacacatcaGATCAGTCTTACTCATTCCAATAAGACCTCATTATGCATCTTGAATGActctacaaatgtatttattgtgtCTAATAATTCAATTACAGCCGAatactataaatataaaaatcaatTATTCTCCATTTGGACTTGCAcgccacttaactcattcactcccagccattttcacaaaagcagtcccgtttgctcctggctgttttactggattttgactgattttgcaaggcccacagaatattgtgttctattgctataaaagcatggaacctatcaaaagaaaggttaaagtttcttctttcatcaggagaaacaagtatgtttctatctgtttcagttttgcagcaattagcattagaagagagctaagtttcatcggttttcccaaatctatttaaaattgtaagtaattgagctttttttctacatggccctggttgagctcctttgctctgctgccacctgctggccgtttgtgtaataactaccatttctgcaaccgttctttgcagttgagaggctgcatcaaagccttctgtatgctctagcatataaaaaaaaaaaaaaaaaaacgtataaatacgtctttgggacacttagaacatttaaaaaaaaaaaaacatatttacacgttattgggagcaaatgagttaagctatGATTACCAGGAAATAAGGAGAATGTTATCTCCTTACCTTGGGCGAACTTTGGTTCCCACCGCAGGTAGCGGCTTGTGGCCAAACTTCCTCCTCAGCTGGCGAAGGGTGCCGCTGTCTGCGAAGCCGTGCACAGCTGACTGCCAAGTGGCATCGTGACCGCATGAGCCCTGCAAGGGTtagcacaggggtgtccaaacttttttcatttgagggccacatacaaaaaatcagaaggatgcaaaggccacataatgttataaagagaaattgtgtttagtcctaaaaattgtacaaataatttacttgtgcttttgcatatttagaaaaatgctataaccaatttatttgtaacatggcatttagttagtttttattagcttttagggtggttctgttaatttttattagtttcgttctttaaaagaaatgcttagttttagtttagtttgttagtttcagtattaatattagtttttttttttttttaaatgtgtattacttgtgcacaatatttaaaaaaacaccatgggagcaatgtcatctgaaggtgcttttctattggctgttgctagatgatgtcacttctgtgtgacatactttcaaacgtcattattacggttgttgtcaaaataaatctactaaaaatcacatttaaaatcatccccaaaggctcatgcattaaaataattacccaagactaaaacgaaggacatgtttgctgtaattatagttagttttagttagttttgttaacagaaaatgtagtttcagttagttttcgtttttttaaaagcattttcgtttttattagggtaacaatattgttttttgaattttagttttagttttttcattaattttagtcaactaaaataacctttaatggcacctgtttttcgataccctcccttcttactttgaccatctacaaacatttttgttttgtttatttcatttgaactgagtcaaatgccatttttagcatgtcgcgggccactgaaaaatagacggcgggccgcaaatggcccccgggccgtagtttggacaccgctgtgTTAGCAACTCTGTGGTGATCTGATCGTTTCCATTTGGTCAAAATTTCTTctgaaaaaaattctcaagGTGTTTCTGATGTAAGCTTTCACTGACAGATTGGAGTGTTTTAAAATTGGGTTTCatgttgttttattaatttattcatcATGCTAAACAAAGCTAttccatggaaaaaaaaatgtaaatatttaaatacaatttatttccTTTACTAGTAAggaaaatgtgatattaattaCCTGAGGCCCACTGCTTATTGTCAGGAAGCTCTCCACTGCTGTCAGAGTCCCTAAAATCACAAGAGTAAACAATCATTTCAAAAATGCAATAGAGAAATTCAATAAATAGGTATTTTCCAAATAATTTGATTAATAACAGTAAAGgcacttgaaaaataaaaaatctattttatatttattatgtcCCCTTGGTTTTTATACGTGTAACTGCCTCGCATCTGAAATGGACACGATTGACCGGACCAAACTTGTTACAAAAAACAAGTCTAACCTTTAAAGTGGCTCTGAGTGTAGAGAATTCCCAGGTCTGCTGGTATAGAGTCAAAGCCACAGCTGCCAATTACGTACACCCCTCTGTCCAAGGCCTTAGTGTGGTACTCCAGCTGCATGCGCTCCAGGAACTGTCAAGACATTTATTTAAGGCACAGTAATATTAGTGTGAATCTTACgtaattggacaaaaaaaaaaaaaaaaaaaaaaatatcccttTACCTGAGGCTCTCCACAGATGTCAATGTAGTGAGCTCCATTCTCCACGCAGGCAGCGACCACCGGCTCGCCATAAAATCTGTACTGGAACATTGACACACACAACATGGCACATCAGTCCTATTTTCAACATGGTTTGGTGGTTTCATTCGTTCCTCAATAAAAGCAGCATTTAATACTTACTGGACCCACACAGTTGAGAATAATTAGAGCCTTTTGGCACATAAGGGCCAGAGATTCTTTGCTAGACACATCTGCTATAATGATGTCAACGTTTGTGTTCAACTCGGGAATGGctgaaaaataaagacaaatgaGCATTATGACAAGATGAGCATCATATTACATGCCATGACAAACCACTGCATTTTTCCTCAGCCAATTGTGAAGTTACTAACTAGTTGCTCAGTACTTGAATATTTTGTTACTGCATACTTACTCTTAATTTGTCGGACTAATGTAACAATACTCTCACTTGAggacaatttttggctactctacccacctcAGAATGTGTACCCACCCAGCCTGTCGGCGGCCTGCTTTAACATCCCCTTCAGACGCTGTCCGCTTCTCCCGGCCACGGCCCATGTTAGACGGTTGTCTCCGGTACTGTTAGCGGCGTAGCGGGCTACTTCTTCAACAACAAACTTTCCGGTAAAGCCCGAAGCTCCAAATATTATGATGTGGTAAGGTCTGCTGGATGTCACTGCCTCCATATTGTGCTTGTGCAAAGTCACTCCGGGTAACGTTACTTCCGGCCGGTTCTCCCAGTTTGACAGCTACACTTActttattttactattattattattatttatttatttatttatttattttattattaatttattttatgtttatctaAGATGATAGTGGTTACGTTTTTCATGAACGACGACTGCTATTTGCACCTATTGGTGACGCCAGAGAAGAAGTCGGGCACTGGCCGGTATACGTTAGCATGTGCGCCATGTTGGATGTGTCACCTCTGCCAGTCAATGGACTGAACTTCATAAAGCTGTTTTCCATTTTCCATATCCTATAGAAATCACTTCCGCATTCGCCGGATGAGTGCACCCAACCTTCCGGTGCGGGGAGACTTCAGCGTACGCACTGTTAATGTGATGTAAAACTAATCCAAATCCTTGGAAGGAAGCGTATTCAGACAATATGCAATACatggtcgctgatttatcaactatttgacctattttctaggttaCACTGATTGTTTTCGAATTCattcgcattgacgccctgccttccaccgcaaggggcgcacttaaacgtgacATCACACTAGAAGGGTCTATATTTGATGGTTTCACCAGCACACCCGAGGAAGCAATGTACACTGACCTCTTGTGGCAAATCCCAGGAAATACATATTCTCAATTCAATTACACTAAGaggcattgtatttttttttttttacacaatttaaagGAAACACTCATCACTCAACCGTTAGAACCCAAAAGCAATTTGCTTTTTAATATGGTAATCAATGAAATAGTACACGCCAGTGGGTACAGGAACATGATTTTACccagtactaaaaaaaataaaataaaaataaaataccaacaGTATTTTGACAGAACATTTTTACATGTtgcaataaaacgtgttcacaagtaaaaaaaaacccattgcaAACCTGttttgtaaattttattcaccaaactatgttgaaatgacatcatatattttaaataaagtccACCTTTGACACCTTAGTTGACTTTTCTATGTCGTCCACCATCTTTGTAACTACATTTGCGCTGCACTGCTCCTTTGGTATTATGTCGTAAACAAATTGTGCTCATATTAATCCAAACGCATGAATGTGAATTTCATGGATAAACCCTGAAAACAATGGGCACCTTACGAGCATTTAAGAGTACAAACACAATTTAAGTACCTGAGTGTGAAGTGgctgtgaaatgaaaatattgcaTACGTGAAAATAAGAATATACTTGCCATTGTCATGCACATTGTTTGACCACGATTTGTAGTATTTTATGAGTACACATGAACATTATcccatacagtacagtattggtAAACCAATCAATAACATCTATTTTCCATACCTGTGTACTTTCTATATCTGGTGTACCTATTTCTATGCCTGCACTGGGTGCATATAGACAAACGTTCACACAAATCCAAACAAGAAACATGAATAAAGAATTGATTTCAGTGATATATCATATGTGCTAGGCCAGATCTGGACTGGAATTGGACACGTGATTTAGTGTCTTTAATTTACTTTGCATGCATGTTTTGGGGAAACAAATTTGTCTAAAGTGTTATTGGTTATAATATGATACAATGAGTATTTTGCCGCTAGTTTTAAGAAATTCTTTCAAAAGCCAGTGTCTGATGTAGATATGCAGCACTGTTCAAGAATAACAGAACAATAAAATGGATTTTAAAAAGCATAACTCAATCtactgaaaacaaacaaatgcaaacacaaacacatgcaatCCTAAAAATGACAACTTCGTGATTGTATCAGTACAGATGCAAACAGAACAGCAACTCAGTCAAGAGTAATTGGAACAaaggacacaaaaacaaacgtgatacaAATGACTAAGGAAGTATTGATATTAAACAACGGTCACAAGTGGAAGTTGCAAGACCCATCTGAGGTTTTGTCTACGATAAACGATCCACACAAGAAAAAGTCGACTACCATCTTTTGACTTTGACATTGTACAGCTCGGTGTTTCTCTGAGATTGAAACCCACATTTCCAAATCATGATGagctaaaaaaatattcctttCCTGTCCATGACTTTTGACACCAAACTGCTTCAGACTTCACGCGATGGCTCTTATGTCCCGTAAGGCAGCCAAAGTCCGAGTCTTTGGAAGAAACTCCGCACGTTTCTTACGTAGAAGTCGACGTTGAGAGTGAAGTCGCTGCAAATGTTGGACGACGGGTCCGCCAAGGCGCAGTAGAGTGCGGTCCCACCTACGCTGATCACCACGGTAAACAGACACAGCAGGAGCAGGATCAAGCAGGAGTTTCCGCCCACCTCGTCTATATTGGAGACACGTGACGCAGATGTAAAGGGGGCATGAAGCGTTTTACTTCCCTTTGATCTAAGTAAATGCCAGATTTTTTGGTGCCTTTGAAAGATTAGCTTGCGCATAattggggtgtccaaactacagcccaggtccagcatatatatatatatatatatatatatatatattttagcaaCACTGTTTGataccttaactcatttgctcccaaaaacgtataaatacgttgcaGTCTAAATATtatcatgctcccaaagacatatttttacgtttttttatgtttttgtatgctagagcatacacaaggctttgatgcagcctctgaattgaagagaactgttaaagcaatggtagttattacaaaaacggccagctggtggcagcagagtataagagatcaaccagggccatgtttcaaAAAGCTAATTTCCCCACTGTTTAAAACACATTTGCgaagaatgatgaaacttagctatattcgaatgctaaatgctgcaaaacagaaacagacaaatatatatattcctgCTTGAAAGGAGAGACTCTAATCtatcttttggtgggttccatgtttttatagcaatagaacacaatattctgtgggccttgcaaaatcagtcaaaatccagtaaatcagCTGGGTgcgaaaggggttgcttcagtgaaaatggctgggagtgaatgagttaactacaaTTTAAATTGAATAATCGTAACCCAATTTTGTTGTATAATAATccaatattccatccatccattttcttgaccgcttattcctcacaagggtcgcgggggctgctggcgcctatctcagctggctctgggcagtaggcgggggacaccctggactggttgccaaccaatcgcagggcacactaatccaatattatccattaaattaaatatttgaaaatctAACCTTGTTCGATGCCATCGTCCGGCTCAGTGAAGCGGACTTTGCGAATGGAGTTCATCTTGTTGTCGATATTGTTGGGGGGCGGTAGTCCATCCAGGGATGCTCTCCTCTTCTTCAGAATGGAAACCAGACCATCAGAGGAAATACTCTAAAA
This genomic interval carries:
- the sccpdhb gene encoding saccharopine dehydrogenase b is translated as MEAVTSSRPYHIIIFGASGFTGKFVVEEVARYAANSTGDNRLTWAVAGRSGQRLKGMLKQAADRLAIPELNTNVDIIIADVSSKESLALMCQKALIILNCVGPYRFYGEPVVAACVENGAHYIDICGEPQFLERMQLEYHTKALDRGVYVIGSCGFDSIPADLGILYTQSHFKGTLTAVESFLTISSGPQGSCGHDATWQSAVHGFADSGTLRQLRRKFGHKPLPAVGTKVRPRGFVFFSKEIMQYAIPFMGSDPSVVKRTQRFLYQEECRLPIQYCAYVGVGGLCSVAKLFCGGLLFWILVKFRLGRKLLTMFPRFFSFGLFSKAGPTIKQIEDTCFSIKFFGEGYSQGTDPSQGKPDAKICTEVMGAEPGYVATVIAMVQAAVTVLKERHSLPRRGGVYTPGSAFHKTNLIDRLHNHGFKFSVRNYAEATKS